Below is a genomic region from Triticum dicoccoides isolate Atlit2015 ecotype Zavitan chromosome 5A, WEW_v2.0, whole genome shotgun sequence.
TTGATTATCTGTAGTGTGTATTGAGATTGGTTTTTGTTGCATTCAGCCTCACACATCAATGTTATTCATAAAGTTGTAGCCTATACATGTCCCCTGACTCTGTTTTTAACACATTTCAGGAGATGGTATCTAGTTCATCATCAGCTGATTACCACCAGTCCGATGAGGAAAAATCAGAAGGGTTCGATGTGTATCCTACACAACAAATCGGTGTAAACAAAGACTCAGAGTCTGATGGAGATggaaaggggaagaagaaggcatcacagaacccaatAAATTCAAGGAGCAGCATAAAAAAGATGAAGGGCTTGGCTGATGGACTGTCTGAAGAAAAGAAGGGTCTAGTACATGAGATGGAGTTTGAAGGTATACTAGATTTACCAACAATAAAAAAGTCGAACAGGCAACAATCCATGTGGCTTATGAGCAAGGTTGATGAGAAGGCATCTGCTATTATAATTGATGCAAGGAGAGACTTACCTTTCAACGACGGAGATGTCGGCAAGGTTCTTGGAGTGCCATCAGTAGGATCTCCTGTTACAAGGAATGCACCAGACCACGTGGCATAGAATGTCTGTGATATCTTAGGTATTGACATTGGAGATAATAAGATCACACCGATAGTTAAAATATGGAAGACCCATGACAAAGGCTGAAGCAGGAAAATTCAAGGTTGCTTTTGCGATATGCGCAATGACTTTCCTCCTAGCCTCGCCGCTTAAGCACAACTACTTCATGACAGACTATTGGAATGCCCTGAACATACCTGATATGATTCGAATGTTCAATTGGGGAAGGTACATTAGAGAAGAGTTGTTGTCCTCTGCTGGTAGGGTGAAGTCTAAACTGCTAGGCAGGAAACTGAAGTCAAATCTCATTGGATGCACATTCTTCTTGCAGGTTCGAGAGAATGTGTCTTTTCGAATTAAAGCTATGTTCAAACCACTAATCAGGCGAATGTTTTATGTCACATGTTTTCTATCTTGACAACCTAGAACGAGAGGATAAGAACCTGGCCCACGACGTGTTCCCCAGGTGCAAGCCCTACACACAAATGACTATTCAGAAATTATTGACAAAGACACAACAACTGGGAAACATGCAGAGATTGTGGTATATGGACACCTGCTGGTAAGTCAACATATAGACCACAGTAGTTGGCAATGGTTTTATGATCGCAAGGATTATGGATTTTTTAGACTATGTTGCATGTGTTATCTATTGCTTGAGCTGTTAAATTCTCTGCATTGATGTTCTATGTGATGAATTACTATGAAATTTTATATTGGTAGTACTGTTCACCTCAATTATCTACCTATAGGCATAGTTTGAAGTTAGTTCTACTTATAATTTTTTGTTTAATTATCCATCCATCGAGATGTTTTAGTCATAGGTTTACTGAGAATTTATACTAGCATTGGTAAAAATGCTTTTTGATGTAAGCTTATTGAGCTCATTTTGGAGTAATGTTTACAGCCAAGGAAGCCGGGGACAGTATGCTACAACCGTAACCACATGGCCACAGCAGCTCAAAATACAATAGATGGATGCGGTGTTGGGTGCAACACAGACGGAATGGCGGGTGATAGAGTGCTCACAGAAGTAAGAATTGATATAAATAAAAATCTATATGTTTCAGTATGAATTGAAATTTAGTCTGACATAACATTATGCTAACTTTTATAAAAAATGCAGTTTCAAGGGATTATTATAAACAAGGTCGAGCAGTATTCTAACAAGTGCCAGGCAGTCGTACATCTGGTATCAAGGAAGGGTGAAAGATTAAACAAGAGACACGCAACAGAATGGGAGGAGATTGTCAATGATACAAAAGGGCTATTAGTTGCAGAGAGTGCAAAGATAGTTGCAGACATCAACCAAATAACTGAAGCAATGAAGGGAAGAAAGAAGAGAGCCAAGTATTCAAAAAAAATAGGTGTGTAAACTAAAGAAAATATAATGATGTTTGCGCTTATAAAATCATAGCAGAGCTTTTTAACTGAACAATGTGGTTTTTTGCTATTCCTCAGATGGCATTCAAGGAGATGCAGAGACTCCACTGAGCATAAAGTCGGCAGAGGGAAATTCCGCAAATGTTCATCCACTGGGGAAAAGGCAAGGAGGGTTGAAAAGAAGGAAGGTTGTGGCATCATAGAGACACACACCTAAAAGGAAAAGGATAGAGAGCTCTGAAGAATCTGAAGGTGCACATGAAGAAGCACATAAAGCAATTGATGACTTGCTTGAAGCAGCAGATGAATATAGTAGGGGCAGACTGGGGTGGTTGGCGATGAGACTGGACAGTTAGAGGACAAAACCAGAAACAGCTTGACAATGTCAGAGTTATGTGGGGCTACAAGAAATGAAGTTATATGTTCTCCACAACATGCAAATGGACATGATGATggtgaagaaaaacaaaaggagggTATGGAAGTTAATCAATTGTCAATAGTTCCTTCCGAAGAACAAGAGAACCTAGATGGTGGTGCATCAATTCATGATATAGAGATGCGAGAAGGTTCAAAGTTGTAATGACAAGGCTTAGGAAGACAGACTTGATGAATGCATTCACAACAGTTTTGTCATCAAAAGGTATGGTATTTAGATGCGTATGATTGATCATCATTTACAACAACAACAAAATGCAATGCTCTAATGCATTATTCTATGCATTTTTCAGAATTGACGGTTGCGTCAGCAAACAACACGCCAGGTTCAGCAGCAACAAATGTGCAAGCTATCAGAGGTAAACTTGATATATTAACCAATTCGCTTGATTGTTAATAGCAGCAGCTAATAGAATTGATTGATTGTTAACAACAGCAACTAATATAATTGCTTTCTGACCGCAATGAGAAATCTGCTGTTTTTGTCAAACAGATTCGGGCATGCAGATTGTCAGCACTCCAGCACCAAACCAATTGTCTGCAAGTAAATCTAACAGGACTTCTACGGTTAGCCTCCACCGCTAGATGTGTGCTATCGATCTTGACATTAGGGAGGAGATTGAGGAGGGAGCAATCAACTTGAGCATCGCCATGTCGCAAGGATCATTTAGCACACAACCACAGCCAAGGAGGGTAGTGAAGCCTGGGAAATACGCAAGGTCTCTGTTTGTAATGGTTATGACCCTCCTACTAGAGCTCTAGCGAATGTGGTGCAAATATACAAGTTGTTTTATAGGGAGAATGCGAACAAGCTGAAAGAGTAAGCTATCCGAATGaaaatatttttgtttatttttggTTTCCAAAATTAACATTTGTACTGCCTAGTTTGTTGAGAGCAATATGCTTTGATTGAAATATGTAGCATGTGGATTATTAGCTCAAACCCAAAATACATGGACATTAGCAGAGCATAGCTGCGTGAGATGCTACGTGATGGTGGTCAGGTGGATAATGTGCTGATGACATTGGCGATGAGAAGGTACCAGTAGATGGATGTTGTTTTTGCTGCTGCCAAAGGGGAAGGATGCTAGCGACATTGGCTAGAGCCAGATTTTGTGGTGAGGACATTATATCCCTGTGTTTGTTGAATAACACCAGTTTTGATTTTTCAGCTATGCCATACTCATAGATTTTCTAAATCATGCAGAACCATGTGAGCAGGGAAGACAACATTTCAAAAATGAGGTACATAAAGGACATGTTTGTCAGACCTCATATCACGTATGAGGTTAATAAGAGCACAGAGGTGaaaataaacgagcaaaaagttaataTATGATTGATCAACTCTGGTATATGGACATTAATATCgagctactttattttatgatattcAGTTTGTGTTGCCCGTGAAATTCGACTTCAAATGGTCTACATACATATGGGATTTCCCAAGGGCAAAGATTTTTGTCCTTGACCCAACAATGAACAATTGAGACGAGTTTGACAAGTAAATTCAGCTGAGGCACAGGAAGGTGGCGGATGAGCTTCACAAGGCCATAAAGATATGCATAAAGGCATTCTTCCCTGGATGGGAGCCAGACATGAGTTCGTGGAATACATGCTTCCCAAGGAGCCTGCCAACAGGGATATGCAGGAAGTAAGGATTTCTTGGGGGTCTAATTAGTAAGACTTCTCAGCATTACTATTCAAATGAAATTGTTCCTGACGTTATTTCTCTTGACACATCTTGCAGGGAagacactgatacgtccattttgcatcatgcttttatatcgatatttattgcattatgtgctgttattacacattatgtcacaatacttatgcctattctctcttattttacaaggtttacataaaaagggagaatgccggcagctgggattctgggctgaaaaaggagcaaatattagagacctattctgcacagctccaaaagtcctgaaacttcacggaagatgttttccaaatatataaaaaatactgagaacaagaacctcaccaggggggccacaccctgcccacgagggtggggggcgcgccctacccccatgggcgcgccccctacctcgtgggccccctggtggccctccggtggccatcttctgctatatggagtctttcgatggaaaaaaaatcataagccatcttctcggccgaaactccgccgccatgaggcggaaccttggcggaaccaatatagggctctggcggagctgttctaccggggaaacttccctcccggagggggaaatcatcgccatcgtcatcaccaacgctcctctcatctggagagggcaatctccatcaacatcttcatcagcaccatctcatctcaaaaccctagttcatctcttgtatccaattcttatctccaaGTCCGCGATTGatcctagtaggttgctagtagtgttaattactccttgtagttgatgctagttggtttaattggtggaagatcatatgttcagatcctatatgcatattaatgcccctctggttatgaacatgtttatgctttttgagtagttacttttgttcctgaggacatgggagaagtcttgctattagtagtcatgtgaatttggtattcgttcgatattttgatgagatatatgttgtctctcctctagtggtgttatgtgaacgtcgactacatgacacttcaccattatttggccctagaggaaggcattgggaagtaataagtagatgatgggttgctagagtgacagaagtttaaacccaagtttatgcgttgcttcgtaaggggatgatttggatccatatgtttcatgctatggttaggtttaccttaatacttttgttgtatttgcggacgtttgcaatagaggttaatcataagtgggatgcttgtccaagtaagggcagcacccaagcaccggtccacccacataccaaattatcaaagtaccgaacacgaatcatatgaacatgatgaaaactagcttgatgatattcccatgtgtcctcgggagcgctttacatcatacaagagtttgtccaggcttgtcctttgctacaaaaaggattgggccaccttgctgcaccttatttacttttgttactggttgctcgttacaaattatcttatcacaaaactatctgttaccacttatttcagtacttgcagagaataccttgctggaaaccgcttatcatttccttctgctcctcgttgggttcgacactcttacttatcgaaaggactacgatagatcccctatacttgtgggtcatcaagactcttttctggcgccgttgctggggagtgaagcgcctttggtaggtagaatttggtaaggaaaaatttatatagtgtgctgaaatttactgtcacttattaccatggaaggtaatcctctgaggggcttgttcggggtatcttcaccccgaccagtagagcaaagagttactcctcaacctactgaacctattgaaaatgaaaatgaaaatgaaaatgcttgctttgaagttccttcaggtatgatagaaaaactgctagctaatccttttttaggagatggaacaaaacatcctgatgaacatttgatatatgtggatcaagtttgtggattatttaagcttgcaggtgtacccggagatgttgttaagaagaaggtcttccccttatctttgaggggagatgcatcgacatggtataggctatgtgatgatatgaggtcttggaattacaaacgattgaaattggaatttcatcaaaagttttatcctatgcatcttattcatcgtgatcgcaattatatatatataNNNNNNNNNNNNNNNNNNNNNNNNNNNNNNNNNNNNNNNNNNNNNNNNNNNNNNNNNNNNNNNNNNNNNNNNNNNNNNNNNNNNNNNNNNNNNNNNNNNNNNNNNNNNNNNNNNNNNNNNNNNNNNNNNNNNNNNNNNNNNNNNNNNNNNNNNNNNNNNNNNNNNNNNNNNNNNNNNNNNNNNNNNNNNNNNNNNNNNNNNNNNNNNNNNNNNNNNNNNNNNNNNNNNNNNNNNNNNNNNNNNNNNNNNNNNNNNNNNNNtggcctcgcgaaggagaaagcatcgctcaagcttaggGGAGACTTAAatcaatgttacattcatgccccaatcatgagctctcaagagaaatgattattcaaaaattttatgctcggctttctggtaacaatcgcaccatgcttgatacttcatgtgctggctcttttgtgatgaagactattgaattcaaatgggatttattggaaagaattaaacgcaactctgaagattgggacctcgacaatggtaaggagtcaggtatgacacctagttttgattgtgttaaatcttttatgtataCCGATATTTTtactaaatttagcactaaatatggacttgactctgagatagtagcttctttctgtgaatcttttgctgcttatgttgatctccccaaggagaagtggtttaaatattatcctcccatagaagtaaagtagatgcacctgttaaagttgaagaaaagactatcacttataatgatcctattgttcctactccttatgttgagaaaccacctttctgtgttaggataaaggatcatgctaaagcttcaattatggttcgtaaaagcaatattgaaACATATacccctcctgagcaagttaaagttgaacctaatattgctattgttaaagatctcttgtctgataatatagatgggcatgttatttacttctgtaatgaaactgctagaattgctaaaccccgtgataaagataaacctagacctgtggtaggcatgcctgttatttctgttaaaataggagatcattgttatcatggcttatgtgatatgggtgatagtgctagtgcaatacctattagcctatatagagaaattatgcatgatattgcacctgttgagttagaagatattgatgtcacaattaaacttgccaatagagatactatttcaccaatgggaactgttagagatgttgaagtcttgtgtgggaaaactaaatatcctgctgattttcttgttcttggttccccacaagatagcttttgtcc
It encodes:
- the LOC119300007 gene encoding uncharacterized protein LOC119300007 — encoded protein: MAERNREIRNLRTMNKVLQLALASIAPVAAMIAVTVACNMLPHLRKKNSFGRAVRGESIDRASFSAVAAPHSSQRMKKEMVSSSSSADYHQSDEEKSEGFDVYPTQQIGVNKDSESDGDGKGKKKASQNPINSRSSIKKMKGLADGLSEEKKGLVHEMEFEGILDLPTIKKSNRQQSMWLMSKVDEKASAIIIDARRDLPFNDGDVGKVLGVPSVGSPVTRNAPDHVA